In Euphorbia lathyris chromosome 10, ddEupLath1.1, whole genome shotgun sequence, a single genomic region encodes these proteins:
- the LOC136208717 gene encoding 1-aminocyclopropane-1-carboxylate oxidase homolog 4-like, whose product MATYISSGTVSDQVFDRVKEAKLFDDSKTGVKGLLDSGVTSIPRIFIHPIETLSDLKSIQSDIIPTVDLSDGRAAIVEQISRASKELGFFQIVNHGVPMEVMERVISRVKAFHELPTETKKQWYRRDSGPGVSFFSNVDLFNSKAASWRDTLQVRLGPVGAKEEEIPEICRKEVVEWNKEATRVAELLMELLSEGLGLKPQTLKDMSCSEAKVMVGHYYPYCPQPDLTVGITSHTDPGVLTVLLQDQVGGLQVKHGHQWVDVKPVPGALVINIGDILQIMSNDEYTSVDHRVLANPSPDPRVSIAIFFNPGKRDCMFGPIADLISPEKPARYRQFMFMDYMKRFFSKQLDGRTLTNYYRL is encoded by the exons ATGGCCACATACATTTCTTCAGGCACAGTCTCGGATCAAGTGTTTGATCGTGTAAAAGAAGCAAAACTATTCGACGATTCCAAAACCGGAGTGAAAGGCCTATTGGATTCCGGTGTAACATCCATCCCCCGTATTTTTATCCATCCAATCGAGACACTCTCCGATCTCAAATCCATCCAATCCGACATCATTCCTACAGTAGATCTCTCCGACGGGAGGGCAGCGATAGTGGAGCAGATATCACGTGCTTCAAAGGAGCTTGGATTTTTTCAGATTGTAAATCATGGAGTGCCGATGGAAGTTATGGAGCGGGTAATTAGTAGAGTGAAGGCGTTTCATGAGTTGCCGACGGAGACCAAGAAGCAGTGGTATCGCCGGGATTCTGGGCCTGGAGTCTCCTTCTTTTCCAACGTCGACTTGTTCAACTCCAAAGCAGCAAGCTGGAG GGATACACTTCAGGTGAGGCTAGGTCCGGTGGGGGCGAAGGAAGAGGAAATACCTGAGATATGCCGGAAAGAGGTGGTTGAGTGGAATAAAGAGGCAACTCGAGTGGCTGAGCTGTTGATGGAGTTGTTGAGTGAAGGTCTAGGATTGAAACCCCAAACTTTGAAGGACATGTCCTGCTCTGAAGCCAAGGTTATGGTTGGACATTACTATCCTTACTGTCCTCAGCCTGATCTCACGGTTGGTATCACTTCACATACTGATCCTGGGGTTCTCACTGTGCTTCTCCAAGACCAAGTTGGAGGTTTACAGGTTAAGCATGGCCACCAATGGGTGGATGTTAAACCTGTTCCTGGTGCACTTGTCATTAACATTGGAGACATTCTTcag ATAATGTCAAATGATGAATATACAAGTGTTGATCATAGAGTCTTGGCAAATCCATCGCCGGATCCACGAGTTTCCATTGCTATTTTCTTTAATCCTGGTAAGAGGGACTGCATGTTCGGACCTATTGCAGATTTGATATCACCTGAAAAGCCAGCTCGCTACCGGCAATTCATGTTCATGGACTACATGAAAAGGTTCTTCTCAAAACAACTGGATGGCAGAACTTTGACAAATTACTACAGGCTCTGA
- the LOC136208715 gene encoding uncharacterized protein isoform X2, whose product MISVCGCPSIDRKVVNSGKRLRAHVGIDEGNVCSSCNLRGECERAYVKAREDEGGRTVDVMRFLLTYGLDSVSGKSESRLSQNKIVKESVRRLLKEMVELSSQEFDSGLPNGTPLTSRPSQKHSDVPMKQGDWLCPKCNFLNFAKNIRCLRCDGLFEDRLKHLREDQDHLPLKRGDWICEKCNFLNFAKNTRCLQCKEKPPNRHLNPGEWECESCNYINFRRNMVCLKCDHRRPKALNYPNNMPPQHEHNSRLRSVHGENKIDNESSIGPDRTNQRSNANTWRFLEEEREGNHLNLRNKESSFLDFPIVGGKSSLSQDAEKRESWKLEMLEKSKTSTRTGGRDKELRNTETVRQSNYIETSDEDMGEWFGYSKKMG is encoded by the exons ATGATTTCAGTATGCGGCTGCCCAAGTATAGATAGAAAAGTTGTCAACTCAGGGAAGCGTCTGAGAGCACATGTTGGCATTGATGAAGGAAAT GTTTGCAGCTCCTGCAATTTGAGGGGAGAATGTGAAAGGGCATATGTTAAAGCACGTGAAGATGAAGGTGGGCGGACTGTGGATGTCATGCGCTTTCTGTTAACATATGGGCTTGATTCCGTTTCTGGTAAATCAGAAAGCAGGCTATCTCAAAACAAAATTGTTAAAGAATCAGTGAGAAGGTTGCTGAAAGAAATGGTGGAGCTTAGCAGCCAGGAATTTGATTCTGGTCTTCCGAATGGCACTCCCTTGACAAGTAGGCCTTCTCAAAAGCACTCAGATGTTCCAATGAAGCAAGGGGATTGGCTTTGCCCCAA GTGCAACTTCCTCAATTTTGCCAAAAATATCAGGTGCTTGCGCTGTGATGGTTTATTCGAAGATAGGCTAAAACATCTGCGGGAGGATCAGGATCATCTTCCATTGAAGAGAGGAGACTGGATTTGTGAAAA ATGCAATTTCTTGAACTTCGCAAAGAATACAAGATGTCTACAATGCAAAGAGAAACCTCCAAACCGGCATCTTAATCCAGGGGAGTGGGAATGTGAATC GTGCAACTACATCAATTTCAGAAGAAACATGGTATGCTTGAAATGTGATCACAGACGGCCTAAGGCATTAAATTATCCAAACAACATGCCCCCTCAACATGAACACAATAGCAGATTGAGGTCTGTTCATGGTGAAAATAAAATCGATAATGAATCATCCATTGGACCAGATAGAACAAATCAAAGAAGCAATGCAAATACgtggagatttttggaggaagaaagagaaggtAATCACCTAAACTTAAGGAATAAAGAATCcagttttttagattttccaaTTGTGGGAGGGAAGAGTAGTTTGTCTCAAGATGCAGAGAAAAGAGAGAGTTGGAAGCTAGAGATGTTAGAGAAGAGTAAAACCAGTACAAGAACCGGCGGACGCGATAAAGAATTAAGGAATACTGAAACCGTAAGACAATCTAACTACATCGAAACAAGTGATGAAGATATGGGAGAATGGTTTGGGTATTCAAAGAAAATGGGATGA
- the LOC136208715 gene encoding uncharacterized protein isoform X1 produces MYNLGRSRYEYLYLGLKNYHKPRTFLLLMSKLHSSPKTLSPDSKLGFVFHEVEALNSSKLTNQTPQKSCNISEGYGESEYAKGNKFAIQVSHPWPEWVDLMDLLFKRGYFEANQNPYLNGELGTKEKNWIRTACLNFARDQSGLIRFFSRKNIHMISVCGCPSIDRKVVNSGKRLRAHVGIDEGNVCSSCNLRGECERAYVKAREDEGGRTVDVMRFLLTYGLDSVSGKSESRLSQNKIVKESVRRLLKEMVELSSQEFDSGLPNGTPLTSRPSQKHSDVPMKQGDWLCPKCNFLNFAKNIRCLRCDGLFEDRLKHLREDQDHLPLKRGDWICEKCNFLNFAKNTRCLQCKEKPPNRHLNPGEWECESCNYINFRRNMVCLKCDHRRPKALNYPNNMPPQHEHNSRLRSVHGENKIDNESSIGPDRTNQRSNANTWRFLEEEREGNHLNLRNKESSFLDFPIVGGKSSLSQDAEKRESWKLEMLEKSKTSTRTGGRDKELRNTETVRQSNYIETSDEDMGEWFGYSKKMG; encoded by the exons ATGTATAATCTTGGTCGATCTCGCTATGAATATCTCTATCTTGGTCTGAAAAATTACCATAAACCCCGAACTTTTCTTCTACTCATGTCAAAGTTGCATAGTTCCCCTAAAACCCTATCTCCCGATTCAAAGCTAGGCTTCGTCTTTCATGAAGTTGAGGCTCTCAATTCGTCAAAACTCACGAACCAAACGCCACAAAAATCTTGTAATATCAGTGAAGGATACGGAGAAAGCGAATATGCTAAAGGGAATAAATTTGCTATTCAGGTTTCTCACCCATGGCCTGAATGGGTAGATTTGATGGATTTGTTGTTCAAAAGAGGATATTTTGAAGCAAACCAAAATCCATATCTAAACGGTGAATTGGGCACCAAAGAAAAAAACTGGATTAGAACTGCATGCCTCAATTTCGCACGGGATCAGTCTGGTCTTATAAG GTTCTTTTCAAGGAAAAATATCCACATGATTTCAGTATGCGGCTGCCCAAGTATAGATAGAAAAGTTGTCAACTCAGGGAAGCGTCTGAGAGCACATGTTGGCATTGATGAAGGAAAT GTTTGCAGCTCCTGCAATTTGAGGGGAGAATGTGAAAGGGCATATGTTAAAGCACGTGAAGATGAAGGTGGGCGGACTGTGGATGTCATGCGCTTTCTGTTAACATATGGGCTTGATTCCGTTTCTGGTAAATCAGAAAGCAGGCTATCTCAAAACAAAATTGTTAAAGAATCAGTGAGAAGGTTGCTGAAAGAAATGGTGGAGCTTAGCAGCCAGGAATTTGATTCTGGTCTTCCGAATGGCACTCCCTTGACAAGTAGGCCTTCTCAAAAGCACTCAGATGTTCCAATGAAGCAAGGGGATTGGCTTTGCCCCAA GTGCAACTTCCTCAATTTTGCCAAAAATATCAGGTGCTTGCGCTGTGATGGTTTATTCGAAGATAGGCTAAAACATCTGCGGGAGGATCAGGATCATCTTCCATTGAAGAGAGGAGACTGGATTTGTGAAAA ATGCAATTTCTTGAACTTCGCAAAGAATACAAGATGTCTACAATGCAAAGAGAAACCTCCAAACCGGCATCTTAATCCAGGGGAGTGGGAATGTGAATC GTGCAACTACATCAATTTCAGAAGAAACATGGTATGCTTGAAATGTGATCACAGACGGCCTAAGGCATTAAATTATCCAAACAACATGCCCCCTCAACATGAACACAATAGCAGATTGAGGTCTGTTCATGGTGAAAATAAAATCGATAATGAATCATCCATTGGACCAGATAGAACAAATCAAAGAAGCAATGCAAATACgtggagatttttggaggaagaaagagaaggtAATCACCTAAACTTAAGGAATAAAGAATCcagttttttagattttccaaTTGTGGGAGGGAAGAGTAGTTTGTCTCAAGATGCAGAGAAAAGAGAGAGTTGGAAGCTAGAGATGTTAGAGAAGAGTAAAACCAGTACAAGAACCGGCGGACGCGATAAAGAATTAAGGAATACTGAAACCGTAAGACAATCTAACTACATCGAAACAAGTGATGAAGATATGGGAGAATGGTTTGGGTATTCAAAGAAAATGGGATGA